In Salvelinus fontinalis isolate EN_2023a unplaced genomic scaffold, ASM2944872v1 scaffold_0017, whole genome shotgun sequence, the genomic stretch aagcaggggggagagaggaagagaggcagggggagagaggaagaagaagcaggggggagagaggaagagaagcagggggagagaggaagagaagcaggggggagagaggaagagaggcagggggagagaggaagaagaagcaggggggagagaggaagagaggcaggggggagagaggaagagaggcaggggggagagaggaagaagaagcaggggggagagaggaagaagaagcaggggggagagaggaagaagaagcaggggggagagaggaagaagaagcaggggggagagaggaagagaggcaggggggagagaggaagagaagcatgggggagagaggaagagaagcaggggggagagaggaagagaggcagggggggagagaggaagagaagcaggggggagagaggaagagagcaggggggagagaggaagagaagcaggggggagagaggaagagaagcatgggggagagaggaagagaggcaggggggagagaggaagaagaagcaggggggagagaggaagaagaagcaggggggagagaggaagaagaagcaggggggagagaggaagagaagcaggggggagagaggaagagaagcaggggggagagaggaagagaagcaggggggagagaggaagagaggcagggggggagagaggaagagaagcaggggggagagaggaagagaggcaggggggagagaggaagagaggcaggggggagagaggaagagaggcaggggggagagaggaagaagaagcaggggggagagaggaagaagaagcaggggggagagaggaagaagaagcaggggggagagaggaagagaagcaggggggagagaggaagagaagcaggggggagagaggaagagaagcaggggggagagaggaagagaagcaggggggagagaggaagagaggcagggggagagaggaagagaagcaggggggagagaggaagagaggcagggggagagaggaagaagaagcagggggagagaggaagaagaagcaggggggagagaggaagagaggcaggggggagagaggaagaagaagcaggggggagagaggaagagaagcaggggggagagaggaagagaagcaggggggagagaggaagagaggcaggggggagagaggaagagaggcaggggggagagaggaagagaagcaggggggagagaggaagagaagcatgggggagagaggaagagaagcaggggggagagaggaagagaagcaggggggagagaggaagagaagcaggggggagagaggaagagaagcagggggagagaggaagaagaagcagggggagagaggaagcagaagcagggggagagaggaagaagaagcagggggagagaggaagagaagcaggggggagagaggaagagaggcagggggggagagaggaagagaagcaggggggagagaggaagagaggcaggggggagagaggaagagaagcaggggggagagaggaagagaggcagggggagagaggaagaggcaggggggagagaggaagagaggcagggggggagagaggaagagaagcaggggggagagaggaagagaggcaggggggagagaggaagagaagcaggggggagagaggaagagaggcagggggagagaggaagaggcaggggggagagaggaagaggcaggggggagagaggaagagaggcaggggggagagaggaagagaggcaggggggagagaggaagagaggcaggggggagagaggaatagaagcaggggggagagaggaagagaggcaggggggagagaggaagaagaagcaggggggagagaggaagagaagcaggggggagagaggaagagaggcagggggggagagaggaagagaagcaggggggagagaggaagagaggcaggggggagagaggaagagaagcaggggggagagaggaagaagaagcaggggggagagaggaagagagcagggggggaggaagagagcaggggggaggaagagagcaggggggaggaagagagcaggggggaggaagagagcaggggggaggaagagagcagggggggaggaagagagcaggggggagaggcaggggggagagaggaagagaagcaggggggagagaggaagaaaagcaggggttagagtgtagaggcggcaggtagcctagtggttagagtgtagaggcagcaggtaagcctagtggttagagtgtagaggtggcaggtagcctagtggttagagtgtagaggtggaaggtagtctagtggttagagtgtagaggtggcaggtagcctagtggttagagtgtagaggtggcaggtagcctagtggttagagtgtagaggtggcaggtagcctagtggttagagtgtagaggcggcaggtagcctagtggttagagcgtagaggcggcaggtcgcctagtggttagagtgtaggggcggcaggtcgcctagtggttagagtgtagaggtggcaggtagtctagtggttagagtgtagaggtggcaggtagcctagtggttagagtctagaggtggtaggtagtctagtggttagagtgtagagacggcaggtagcctagtggttagagtgtagaggtggcaggtagcctagtggttagagtgtagaggtggtaggtagtctagtggttagagtgtagaggaggcaggtagcctagtggttagagtgtagaggtggcaggtagcctagtggttagagtgtagaggtggcaggtagtctagtggttagagtgtagaggcgggaggtagcctagtggttagagtgtagaggtggcaggtagtctagtggttagagtgtagaggcggcaggtagcctagtggttagagtgtagaggtggcaggtagcctagtggttagactgtagaggtggcaggtagcctagtggttagagtgtagaggtggcaggtagtctagtggttagagtgtagaggtggcaggtagcctagtggttagagtgtagagatggcaggtagcctagtggttagagtgtagaggtggcaggtagcctagtggttagagtgtaggggtggcaggtagcctagtggttagagtgtaggggtggcaggtagcctagtggttagaggggcagcaggtagcctagtggttagagtgtcgaggtggcaggtagcctagtggttagagtgtagaggtcccaggtagcctagtggttagagtgtaggggtggcaggtagcctagtggttagaggggcagcaggtagcctagtggttagagtgtcgaggtggcaggtagcctagtggttagagtgtagaggtggcaggtagcctagtggttagagtgtagaggtggcaggtagcctagtggttagagtgtagaggtggcaggtagcctagtggttagagtgtagaggaggcaggtagcctagtggttagagtgtagaggtggcaggtagcctagtggttagagtgtagaggaggcaggtagcctagtggttagagtgtagaggtggcaggtagtctagtggttagagtgtagaggcggcaggtagcctagtggttagagtgtagaggaggcaggtagcctagtggttagagtgtagaggtggcaggtagtctagtggttagagtgtagaggcggcaggtagcctagtggttagagtgtagaggaggcaggtagcctagtggttagagtgtagaggtggcaggtagcctagtggttagagtgtagaggtggcaggtagcctagtggttagagtgtagaggaggcaggtagcctagtggttagagtgtagaggtggcaggtagtctagtggttagagtgtagaggtggcaggtagtctagtggttagagtgtagaggtggcaggtagcctagtggttagagtgtagaggtggcaggtagtctagtggttagagtgtagaggtggcaggtagtctagtggttagagtgtagaggtggcaggtagtctagtggttagagtgtagaggaggcaggtagcctagtggttagagtgtagaggtggcaggtagcctagtggttagagtgtagaggaggcaggtagcctagtggttagagtgtagaggtggcaggtagcctagtggttagagtgtagaggtggcaggtagcctagtggttagagtgtagaggtggcaggtagcctagtggttagagtgtagaggtggcaggtagcctagtggttagagtgtagaggtggcaggtagcctagtggttatagtgtagaggtggcaggtagcctagtggttagagtatagaggtggcaggtagcaggtaacctagtggttagagtatagaggtggcaggtagcctagtggttagagtgtagaggtggcaggtagcctagtggttagagtgtagaggcggcaggtagcctagtggttagagtgtagaggtggcaggtagcctagtggttagagtgtagaggtggcaggtagcctagtggttagagtgtagaggtggcaggtagcctagtggttagagtgtagaggtggcaggtagcctagtggttagagtgtagaggaggcaggtaacctagtggttagagtgtagaggtggcaggtagcctagtggttagagtgtagaggtggcaggtagcctagtggttagagtgtagaggtggcaggtagcctagtggttagagtgtagaggttgtTGTTAGAATCTGGCAAATGATTTGCCCTCTATGGCTGTGAAGTCTGTAGTCCACtcactaacaacaacaacaacaaaaaaatcacaaaatgggacaaaaacCCCAAtcaattgagactgcatgcagaattctgcaacaacaaaataaaaatactttGTGTACAAGACAAAACCCCAAACAATACATAAATACAGAATGATGACTAAACCCGTCCGCAGAGACAAACACGGTACCAGGAGTTCAtgtgactctggggaagtagataaaagaCCTTCCTGTCGACATCCTGGAGTATCCCCTTTAACCTCTATTTAACCAGACAaatccgttaagaacaaattcttatttacaatgacagccaaatGGGATTTTGATTTGATCGCCATTCAGAAGAACAAGAGCTCCCCCTGCTGGAACTGCAAGTTGGAGACGCTCACATCAGAGAAATTCAAAACTGTGGCTCTTCCTCAATCCACGACTCGTTGCAGCCTGTCTCCTAGCCCCTTGGAGAAACCAGTCTGAAGGGAGGGAGCTTCTCCTCCAATACGGCTGAGAAGGAAGCAGGTAAGGAGATAGGATGCACCACAAAGTGAGATGGAGCCCGTGTGTCTTGAATGCAGGATGACAAAAAAAAAAGTCGTCCATTTTCTTCTCTCACCTTGTCATACGTTCCGGCTTCACTCTGCCCAAAGATCCGTCCATCCTGATTGGACACGGTGACAGTGCTGCTCAGCGATTGGGGGATGAAGGATTCCAGTGTTTTGGCCAGCCAATCACGTCGGTGTGGGTCCATTTCATTACAACACAACAGAGCTGGAACACAACAGCAGATTAGACTGACTATCATAACATAACGGTGTTAACCAGCCAAGAGGGGGGGACATGGAACAGCCGATTAAAGAGTTTTACAGGACCTGGGTTAGCAGTCCTACCCCTACACCCTTAGCCCCTATACCCTAACGACTTAGCCCCTACACCCTTAGcccctataccctacacccttagcccctataccctacacccttagcccctataccctacacccttAGCCCCTATACCCTTAGcccctataccctacacccttAGCCCCTACACCCTTAGCCCCTAGTCTGTAGTATAGCCAAGGCCTTCCCTCCAGGAGCAGAGCAGAGATCCAGgaccctgtccccctcccctcccctacaccctaacccctaacagtGTACTGCTCACGTCCTGACCTGGGTCAGCAGTCTGTAGTATAGCCAAGGCCTTCCCTCCAGGAGCAGAGCAGAGATCCAGGACCctgtccccctcctccacccccaggGCTAAGACAGGCAGCAGAGAGGCAGCGTTCAGCAGGAAGTAGGGTTTCAACTGGCCCCGGCGGTGAGGAGGACCGGGGTAACGCACTGGGGAGGGGTGGATGAAAcactgcagggagggagggagaggaggaccggggagagggatggagctaggctgggtgggagaggtagggtgaggctgggtgggagaggtagggtgaggctgggtgggagaggtagggggaggctgagtgggagaggtagggggaggctgagtgggagaggtagggggaggctgggggagagaggagatgagaggcagGTCTGTGTGGGGTAGTAGGCTGATGAAGCCTTGCCCTTGGAGGCGCCGTTTGACGTCTGACACATCAGTAAAGCGGTTGAGCATCACTCCATACTGCCAGCCCCCAGGGTTcaacaacacagccctgtaggagacaggaggagaggggaggttgaGCATCACACCATACTGCCAGCCCCCAGGGTTcaacaacacagccctgtaggagacaggaggagaggagaggaggttgagcaTCACTCCATACTGCCAGCCCCCAGGGTTCAACAACACAGGCCtgtaggagacaggaggagaggaggttgagcaTCACTCCATACTGCCAGCCCCCAGGGTTcaacaacacagccctgtaggagacaggaggggaggaggtTGAGCATCACTCCATACTGCCAGCCCCCAGAGTTCAACAACACCTTtccctttgtcagggaggtgaccaagaacccgatggtcactctgatagtgctctagagatcctctgtggagatgggagaaccttccagaaggacaatcatctctgcagcaatccaccaagcaggcctttatggtagagtggccagatggaagccactcctcagtaaaaggcacatgacagcccacttggagtttgccaaaagccacctaaagactctcagaccatgagaaacaagattctctgctctgatggaaccaagattgaactctttggcctgaatgccaagtgtcacgtctggagaaaaccaggccccatccctacggtgaagcctagtggtggggatgtttatcagcggcagggacttggagactagtcaggatcgagggaaagatgaacggagcaaagtacagagagatccttgatgaaaacctgctataGGGCTCTCAGGACctgagactggggcgaaggttcaccttccaacaggacaacaaccctgagcacacagccaagacaacgcaggagtgacttcgggacaagtctctgaatgtccttgagtggcccagccggagcccggacttgaacccgatcgaacatctctggagaaacctgaaaacagctgtgcagcgacactccccatccaacctgacagagtttaagaggatctgcagagaagaatgggagaaactccctaaatacaggtgtgccaagcttgtagcgtcagacCCAAGATAGACTCgaggctttaatcgctgccaaaggtgcttcaacaaagtactgagtaaagggtctgaatactgatgtaaaagTTTGATTTcaggttgttgttttttaaatacatttgcaaaactctTAAcctattttgtcattatggggtattgtgatgtcattatggggtattgtgatgtcattatggggtattgtgtgtagattgatgagacgttttagaataaggctgtaacttaacaaaatgtgtgtggggggggggggggggggggtcgatggggtctgaatacttccagaATACACTGCACAACTTTAGAcctatagggaatacggtgccatttgggaaacagacTACCACAGAGTTCCCATCAGATTTAAGTTCACAGTAGTAAACCGATTTATAATACTGTTATTGGCACGTAATGCTGCATAAACCGTGTAAGATAAGAGGATGAGGTGAACGCGTACATACCTTGCAGACGGCCATAGGGGACCAAGTTCTTGGCCGTACTGTTGGTCAAAATGGTCCAATATGACTTTACACACCCGTTTCTGTTTCTCAGGTCGGGAAGGAACCTGTGAGTTTGAGGAACACGTCTAGATTCAAACAGGACGGCTGATGAGTGTGTGCAACTAAAGTATAACTAATCTAATcaattatttgatcaaataacCAACAGTGAATTTTGTCAACGTTAATACCAGAAACAAATAACCCACAAACGTATCGTCTGCTTGTCCTATACGTATATTATTTCGATCCAACCTTACCCGTTCGGTCGGAACAGTTCGCTCCTCTCTCGACAGGTCCTGTCCACGGTCGGGACCGATAACGGAGTTGCACGACAGTAACCTCTGACATTTCGACGACTGCGAAAGTCTCCACTTTAGAATAAATAACTCTCCCGAGACTAAACGTCTAAACATTTCATAAATAAATCCAAATTAATCAATTTAAGCAAACGGTTGACTGACCGACAGTTCATTTGTGTTTTTCTTTAGACATGTCCGTCTCTTAAAATGTACCCCCTTCTCCTTGGCTATTTTAAACTAAGTTCCCCTCCCTAACATCAAGCAAAATTGAGACCCAAAGATTTTGGAATAGATACGGGTACATATCATATACAtctcctcattcaagggtttttctatattttctacattgtagaataacagtgaagacatcaaaactatgaaataacacatatggaaccatgtagtaaccaaaaaagtgttaaattaaaatatatttcagatttgagatattttaaagtagccaccctttgccttgatgacagctttgcacactcttggcactctcaaccagcttcacctggaatactttccaacagtcttgaaggagtttccacatatgctgagcacttgttggctgcttttccttcactctgcggtacaactcatccccaaaccatctcaaattggGTTGAGGCCGGGTGATTGTGGACGCCAAAAGAGTTTGGAATAGAGACAAGGGGTACAAATCATATACGTATTTATTAGCATTTCATAACAAAAATTTACAAGGTAGAAAATGTGACTATGAAATCCCAAGAATATAGCTGTGTGACTAAAGTATTATGTTATGGAAATGTCCAAGATACATTCACATGGTAAGATGTGGCCTACAGTCATACAATAACAGGACATTACACATATAGTGTAGAAACGGGATCAGCCTCGATGGGGCGTAGAAACGGGGTCAGCCTCGATGgagtgtagaaacggggtcagtctcgatggggtgtagaaacggggtcagaCTCGATGgggtgtagaaacggggtcagtctcgatggagtgtagaaacggggtcagtctcgatggagtgtagaaacggggtcagtctcgatggagtgtagaaacggggtcagtctcgatggagtgtagaaacggggtcagtctcgatggagtgtaaaaacggggtcagtctcgatggagtgtagaaacggggtcagtctcgatggagtgtagaaacggggtcagtctcgatggagtgtagaaacggggtcagtctcgatggggtgtagaaacggggtcagtctcgatggagtgtagaaacggggtcagtctggatggagtgtagaaacggggtcagtctggatggagtgtagaaacggggtcagtctggatggagtgtagaaacggggtcagtctgGATGgggtgtagaaacggggtcagtctcgatgcggtgtaga encodes the following:
- the LOC129842132 gene encoding tRNA (cytosine(34)-C(5))-methyltransferase, mitochondrial-like isoform X2, giving the protein MFRRLVSGELFILKWRLSQSSKCQRLLSCNSVIGPDRGQDLSREERTVPTERVPSRPEKQKRVCKVILDHFDQQYGQELGPLWPSARAVLLNPGGWQYGVMLNRFTDVSDVKRRLQGQGFISLLPHTDLPLISSLPQPPPTSPTQPPPTSPTQPPPTSPTQPHPTSPTQPHPTSPTQPSSIPLPGPPLPPSLQCFIHPSPVRYPGPPHRRGQLKPYFLLNAASLLPVLALGVEEGDRVLDLCSAPGGKALAILQTADPALLCCNEMDPHRRDWLAKTLESFIPQSLSSTVTVSNQDGRIFGQSEAGTYDKVLLDAPCSNDRSWLFSSGPGGEQRGAVRLRERARLPTLQTQLLRSALAAVRPGGVVVYSTCTLSRSENQEVVEAVLNTCPGVELQDLEEELALPLQEHFTFTPLGHTPSLGLLVVPQQGQTWGPMFLSRIKRIH
- the LOC129842132 gene encoding tRNA (cytosine(34)-C(5))-methyltransferase, mitochondrial-like isoform X1; protein product: MFRRLVSGELFILKWRLSQSSKCQRLLSCNSVIGPDRGQDLSREERTVPTERTCSSNSQVPSRPEKQKRVCKVILDHFDQQYGQELGPLWPSARAVLLNPGGWQYGVMLNRFTDVSDVKRRLQGQGFISLLPHTDLPLISSLPQPPPTSPTQPPPTSPTQPPPTSPTQPHPTSPTQPHPTSPTQPSSIPLPGPPLPPSLQCFIHPSPVRYPGPPHRRGQLKPYFLLNAASLLPVLALGVEEGDRVLDLCSAPGGKALAILQTADPALLCCNEMDPHRRDWLAKTLESFIPQSLSSTVTVSNQDGRIFGQSEAGTYDKVLLDAPCSNDRSWLFSSGPGGEQRGAVRLRERARLPTLQTQLLRSALAAVRPGGVVVYSTCTLSRSENQEVVEAVLNTCPGVELQDLEEELALPLQEHFTFTPLGHTPSLGLLVVPQQGQTWGPMFLSRIKRIH
- the LOC129842132 gene encoding tRNA (cytosine(34)-C(5))-methyltransferase, mitochondrial-like isoform X3, with protein sequence MFRRLVSGELFILKWRLSQSSKCQRLLSCNSVIGPDRGQDLSREERTVPTERTCSSNSQVPSRPEKQKRVCKVILDHFDQQYGQELGPLWPSARAVLLNPGGWQYGVMLNRFTDVSDVKRRLQGQGFISLLPHTDLPLISSLPQPPPTSPTQPPPTSPTQPPPTSPTQPHPTSPTQPHPTSPTQPSSIPLPGPPLPPSLQCFIHPSPVRYPGPPHRRGQLKPYFLLNAASLLPVLALGVEEGDRVLDLCSAPGGKALAILQTADPALLCCNEMDPHRRDWLAKTLESFIPQSLSSTVTVSNQDGRIFGQSEAGTYDKVLLDAPCSNDRSWLFSSGPGGEQRGAVRLRERARLPTLQTQLLRSALAAVRHHILSHHILSVPQVCAGCSASGGRGRLLHLHPVPL